In Methanocaldococcus sp., a single window of DNA contains:
- the endA gene encoding tRNA-intron lyase, translating into MGKKIVGILDGDRVLIFDKNGISKLSSRQYGNVEGNFLILSLVEALYLINLGWLEVKNKDKNIMSFEELYEYAKNIEERLCLKYLVYKDLRIRGYIVKTGLKYGADFRLYEKGANIEKEHSVYLVKVFTEDSSILLNELTGFVRVAHSVRKKLLIAIVDADGDIVYYKMDFVKP; encoded by the coding sequence GTGGGAAAAAAAATTGTAGGAATTTTAGATGGAGATAGAGTATTAATTTTTGATAAAAATGGCATATCTAAACTATCATCGAGGCAGTATGGAAATGTTGAGGGAAATTTTTTAATACTGTCATTAGTTGAGGCATTATATTTAATAAATTTGGGATGGTTAGAAGTTAAAAATAAAGATAAAAATATAATGAGTTTTGAAGAACTGTATGAATATGCAAAAAACATTGAAGAGAGATTATGCCTAAAATATTTAGTTTATAAGGATTTAAGAATAAGGGGTTATATTGTAAAAACTGGCTTAAAGTATGGAGCAGATTTTAGACTCTATGAAAAGGGAGCAAATATTGAAAAAGAGCATTCAGTTTATTTAGTTAAGGTTTTTACAGAAGATTCCTCTATACTATTAAATGAACTAACAGGATTCGTTAGAGTTGCTCATTCAGTTAGAAAAAAACTTCTCATAGCAATAGTAGATGCAGATGGAGATATTGTCTATTACAAGATGGATTTTGTAAAACCATAA